One Danio rerio strain Tuebingen ecotype United States chromosome 22, GRCz12tu, whole genome shotgun sequence genomic window carries:
- the si:rp71-36a1.5 gene encoding uncharacterized protein si:rp71-36a1.5, whose product MNIRKTEAEDYKLNIFSSSSRPRQNVFKVSVNDDSAAKVKRKFVKGGESVTLDTRIQIKTTDVIKWHFNDHLIAEINENGEERFREGLMLDNQTGSLTIMNTTDSGDYYVEIMISRSNNFNVTILKNFSVNVTAVSGLSSLFKAILPYFTLPAAAAAVIAATTVGVIYHRRVSSKKNEKKNLKEILYAAPKKVVLLMEKGPNPADGRGSGFNGPISQNKQQ is encoded by the exons atgaACATCAGAAAAACAGAAGCTGAAGATTACAAACTAAACAtcttcagcagcagcagcagacccCGTCAAAATGTCTTCAAAGTTTCTGTTAATG ATGATTCTGCTGCCAAAGTGAAGAGAAAGTTTGTGAAAGGGGGAGAATCTGTCACTTTAGACACTCGTATACAAATTAAAACCACTGATGTGATAAAGTGGCATTTTAATGACCATCTTATTGCTGAAATCAATGAAAATGGAGAGGAGCGTTTCAGAGAGGGATTGATGTTGGACAATcaaactggatctctgaccatcatgaACACCACAGACTCTGGAGATTATTATGTAGAGATCATGATCAGCAGAAGCAACAACTTCAATGTCACCATCTTAAAGAATTTCAGCGTTAATGTCACTG cTGTTTCAGGTTTATCTTCACTTTTTAAAGCTATTCTACCGTATTTTACGctgcctgctgctgctgctgctgtaatTGCTGCTACAACTGTTGGTGTGATTTACCATCGTCGCGTGTCATCCAAAAAGA ATGAGAAGAAAAACTTGAAAGAGATTCTGTATGCAGCCCCAAAAAAAG ttgtcCTACTGATGGAAAAAGGGCCAAATCCAGCTGATGGGAGAGGATCTGGATTTAATGGCCCAATCAgccaaaacaaacaacaataa
- the zmp:0000001161 gene encoding uncharacterized protein zmp:0000001161: MFHLLVLVSLWRLNGVCGESISVTEGDSVTLHTGVSEIQDNDDIVWKLGADNSVIAEISRDKQTDNIYKDRLKLDDQTGSLTITNITTEDAGVYKLEINAVKLTTIIFRVSVYARLPVPVLIFNSPQCPSSSSSQCNCSVLCSVVNVSAVSLSWYKGNSVLSSISVSDLSISLSLPLEVEYQDKNTYSCVINNTISNQTTHLDINTLWQTSEDSVQCCGPTEAVTRLALSALVGVATVAFLVYDIRSTGGDTQRISEML; this comes from the exons ATGTTCCACCTGCTTGTTTTAGTCTCTTTATGGCGTCTTAACG GTGTGTGTGGTGAATCCATTTCGGTGACGGAGGGAGATTCAGTCACTTTACACACCGGTGTTAGTGAAATACAGGACAATGACGACATAGTGTGGAAACTTGGAGCTGATAACTCTGTGATAGCTGAAATCAGCAGGGACAAACAAACTGATAACATATACAAAGACAGACTGAAGTTGGACGATCAGACTGGATCCCTGACCATCACAAACATCACAACTGAAGATGCTGGAGTTTATAAACTAGAGATAAATGCAGTGAAACTGACCACAATAATATTCAGGGTTTCTGTCTATG CTCGTCTGCCTGTTCCTGTCCTCATTTTCAACTCTCCTCAAtgtccatcatcttcatcatcacagtgtaattgttcagtgttgtgttcagtggtgaacgtgagcgctgtgagtctctcctggtacaaaggaaacagtgtattgtccagcatcagtgtgtctgatctcagcatcagtctctctctacctctggaggTGGAATATCAGGATAAAAACACCTACAGCTGTGTGATCAACAACACCATCAGCAACCAGACCACACATCTGGACATCAACACACTTTGGCAGACATCTGAAG ACTCTGTTCAGTGCTGTGGTCCTACTGAAGCTGTGACCCGATTGGCTCTCTCCGCCCTAGTGGGTGTGGCCACTGTGGCTTTTCTGGTATATGACATCAGATCCACAGGCGGAGACACACAGCGGATATCAGAAATGTTATGA